TCAACCAAACTGTTTGACATGGGAAATAAACTGAGAAAAGCGATAGCCAATAAACAATTTGCGCTCTATTTTCAGCCTAAAGTCAGGCTTATAGGAAAAAAAATTGTGGGTGCCGAAGCCCTGATACGTTGGGAAATCGAAAAGGGACAATTTATTCCGCCCTCTGAGTTTATACCGATTGCAGAAAAGAACGGCATGATTGTACCCATTGGGGAATGGGTACTTGACACCGCGTGCAAAACTTGCCGGACGTTTCATCGGGCAGGCCAAACAGAGGTTCATATTGCAGTGAATGTATCTGCATTCCAACTGAGTCAAACCGACCTATCCGATAACGTGGCAGCCATTCTTGAACAAAATAAAATCGCTCCGAAAAGTATTGAGCTTGAAATCACCGAAACTCTCATTATGTCCAACCCTGAAAAAGCCATCGAAAATCTTAAACAATTAAAACAACTCGGATTCACCATTTCCCTTGATGATTTTGGCACCGGTTACTCCTCTTTGGCTTATCTTCAAAGGCTGCCCATTGACTATGTAAAGATAGATATCTCTTTTATCAGACAAATCCTTGTTAGCCCCAACGACGCCGTAATGGTTAAAACAATCATTGACATGGCGCATAACTTAGGCCTGCAGGTCGTTGCCGAAGGGGTTGAAGAGGAAGAACAGACGAAACTTTTAGAAAGATTGGGGTGTGACATTGTTCAGGGGTTCCTTTTTGGCCGCCCCATGCCAGAGCAACAACTCTTGCAGTTGTTAAATCAAAACTCTTAGAACGCATTCTACAATTTTATATTGTAGCAATTGAAATTTTTTCTTTAAAGATATAAAGTTATATCAATACATTCTACTATCACAAGAGTATCGTATTATGGCAACTATGTCTCGTCCGTGGCAGGCGTTCTGGGTTGTTACTGCGGTTATCGTCCTCACGGACTCTTTTTTCATATTTATCAATTACCTGCCTGGCAGATGTTGGACCAGGAAATCGAAAGACGCAATGATGCATTACGTTCCGGATTTCAGATATCTCTGATCTCCAGTGCCACCAACATGCAGCAAATCGCCACATATATTGCCAATGACGTTCATGTCCCTGCAAGTTTTCTCAAAGGAAAGCTGGCTGTGGAAAAGGAAGGGGGGGGGAAGCCGTCGGCAAAGAGGCTGCCCGTATGCGGGCAGAACTTTATAGGGCGCATTCCCATTTTCACGGTTATGCAGCTAACAATGAAATATGTGAATTGGCCATTTGTTTCAGACAGTTCCATCGTCCCGATTTATAGTATGAGCGCAGCATGAGCATTTTCTCCGCATTTTCTTTATACCAAAAAATGCAGGGACCCTTGAGTCTCAAATTGACAACTCTTCGAATCGAACTTTCAATCGCACCACTGCCAATCGGCAAATTCAATGCCTTTACCGTTGGGAAAGCAAGACGGTGCCTATTACGTACAAAATAATCCCGTTCTGTCTTTATGGCTTTGCTGTTCCGGCCTCGACAAAGAGCCTGTACTTCTTGTACGACCGTTGCCGATTCACCTTTTAGCAAAAACCGTCGCTGTTTTGAGACCCAGGCTTTACGTTTTTTGGCTGACCAGTTTTTTCGTAATCCTGCAACCTTTCCCAGATGCTCTACTGCATGATAAAAATCAAGGAGTTCATGCACACTCTCCGGATTCAACCCCAGTGCCTTGATCAGACCAGGGACTCGATTCCATATCCAATGAGCCCCGTCCGCAACAAACAACACCTTGTCTGCTTTTTGGATGCAAAGAGACTTCAAATAGCCCTTCAGCAGCAGAAACAAGCCATCAGGCCCATTAAAACCGCCATCAATAAATGGGGCAAAGCTTTTTTCCTGTTTCCCATGGGCATCGACGACATAAATAATCAACAGCTTGGGTTCTCTCCAAGCCCCATGATATCTGGTTCTTCCTTTGGCTGTCCGGGGACCTCGCTTTTTTTCCCGCAATCGAGTCCGGCCACCATCGGTGCTTATGACAACCCGACGACCTTGAAGGTTGTCCTCTTCATTTAAGGGGAGCAGACCCATTTGCTGTACCACCCGTGCTCGTTCTGCGTAGCGGTAGGCCAGTTTCCGGATCACCTTAACATCCAGGATAGTGCCATGATCACAAAGGACCTGACGTACTTCCTCAAATGAGCTCAGTAACGCGGACCAGGCGCTGACCATCGCCGCCAAGATTGGTGTACATCGATCATGAATCCCGAGCAAAGCCAAAGCAGCATACAAGCCCTTATATCTTTTGCCATTTCGACGGTCACAGGCTCTTCGATAGTATCGAACATGGATTGGGATCGTGCAACCTGAGCTGGTTTGAATTTGAACTGTCTCAAACCCTTCACTTTTCATTCGGCCAGGCCAGCTACGCACCAACTCTCTTTCTTGTTCGTTATGCTCTGGAGAGTTTATACTGGTTTGGACTTTTTTTTTAGCATCAACGCGGCTAAACGATTGGTATAGCTTAAAATTTCTTGTTCAACCTGAATGAGTTCTTCCGGACTGCGAATTAGCCGTTTCTCTTTGTCCAGCTGTTTCAATAATTCATATATTTCTTCTACCGTTTCGCAGGATTCAGCCTTTTTGAGTTTCATACTATTTTCTTCCTCATCAGTTGATAATCGAGGGGAAGCATAACTTCTTTTTGCTAAAGAGGATAGTCCGTTTTAAAAACCGGGAAAATGGGAATGCGCCCACTTTATATTGCGGTGCTGCTCAATCGGGAAATCTGGAAAAATATGTCTGGCCGGAATACTTAAAATCACGGCTGGAACAAGACCGCATTGCCGACAGGCTTGTGATTGAGGAGGCAAAAGAACAAGACCGGATAATTTTAGAACTACCCGAAATAGAGGATGTTATTTTCAATAATCATCCCCAGATCCTGCCCAAAAGGGACCCCCCTCTTGCGATCAGTTCTTTTCCTTTTAAGGATTACCGCCAATCTTGTCTTACAAACGGAAAACCCGTCGGACATGTTGTGGCTTGGCACGAAATTTCTTCGGAGCTCCATGGCCTTAAAAAAGGCCTGTTAATAAACGTGCTGTATGGTCTTATCGTTCTTTTTTGATAAATATGCCACCTTTGGTAAATCCGGGGGAACCGGGCTCGGCACCTATTCCGCCAAACTTTTTACCCAGATCCATGGTGGGCAGATAGAGATGGATTCAAGCGATACCTCCGGCACAACAATTACCGTACGTTTTCCTGCCAGGCCCCTATAAATGGACCGCTCCCCAAATTGATGTATTTATCAATCAGGATAAAATTTTTCGAAGCATCTGTTCCAGATCTTTTTTCTTAAAAGGCTTTTGAAGGAAATGAACCCCCTCGTGCAAGATACCGTGGGAAGAGAAAACGTCTGTCGTATACCCTGATACATAAAGGCACCTAATGCCCGGATGATCACGAATCAACTTGTTCGCAAGTTCGAGGCCATTCATTTCGGGCATGATGACATCCGTCATGAGCAGCTGAATTTCCCCCGGATACTCGGCTGCAATGCGTATGGCTTTATTGGGAGAATCTGCAGCCAAAACCGTATACCCCATTTGTTCCAGTGTCGCACGGCTTAGTTTAAGCAGCGCTTTCTCATCCTCCACAAGCAGAATAGTTTCATTCCCTTTAAATGACACGTCTGTATCCGTATCATTTACGGTTGAAGGGACTTCGTCTCGCCACTCAGGCAAATAAACCGTAAAAACCGTTCCTTTGCCGGGCTCACTATCCACACGGATGCTGCCCTTGTTCTGCTTGACGATACCATAAACCGTGGAGAGCCCCAGGCCGGTTCCCTCAGAATCCTCTTTGGTTGAAAAAAAAGGCTCGAAAATATTGTCCAATACGGCCGGTTCCATGCCGCAGCCAGTGTCGGAGACCGACAGAGTGACATAGTCCCCCACAACAGCATCCGAATGTTGCCGGCAATATGTTTCATCCATAACAATCCGCCCGGTTTTGATGATAATTTGACCAATACCATCAATGGCATCCCTACTGTTAATACATAAGTCCACCAATATTTGATCCAGTTGAGTCGGATCTATATTGACCTTTCCGATATCTTCACCCGGCAAAAACTTTAAATCAATATCCTCCCGGAGCAGGCGTTTGAGCATATTCATCAAATCATGGACCTTTTTATTTAAATCCAAGGTCTTGGGTGAAACCGTCTGTTTACTGGCAAAGGCAAGGAGCTGTCCGGTCAAGCCCGCTGACCGGTTGGCAGCTGAACTGATGGCAATCAGCCTTTCATAATTGGGGTCCTTGGGCGTTACAGTTTGCAGCATCATGTCCGAATAGCCTGAAATGATACTGAGCATATTGTTAAAATCATGGGCAACGCCCCCGGCAAGCCGACCTACAGACTCAAGTTTCTGGGAATGTATCAGTTGCGCTTCTAATTTTTTTCGTTCCTCCTCGGCTTTTTTTTGCTCGGAAATATTCAGGGCCATCCCTTCGATGTACTCAAGTTCCCCGTTATCATCACGAACAGGCCGGGAGTAGAATGCCAGCCAGACTGTCCGGCCGTCTGCGGTGCGAAACTCAGTGTGAAAATTTATCACCTCTTTTTGTGTTCTTATCTGCTCGATAAATTCTTCTCTGCGTTCAGGGGTCACATAAAGCTGTTCTCCAATATTTGAGATGGACTGGGTCAAATCCTGAGGCGATTTATAGCCAAGCATATGTGCCATTGCAGGGTTGACATCAATAAAATGGCCGTCAGGGGTGGACTGAAAGATACCCTCTACCGCGTTTTCAAAAATAGTTCGATATTTTTTTTCTGCATTTTTAATTTCCATCATCTGCATATTCAGCGTATCGCGCATATCCCCAAGGATACTGAGCAGGAATTGAAATTCACGATATGGGATTTCGTATTCGGGCATAATGTCTTTGCCCAGCGCATACGCATCGGATATTGCGTTAAGGCGCCGAAAAAGGTTTTCTAGAACAGCTTTAAAAAACAGGCCTGTTACCAGAGTCAACGAAACAATAATGATGACGAGTATACCAAGGCCGGAAAAAAGTATTTTATGATTACGGTGAACCAATCCTTGGGTGGTAAAGGCCATATCGATATACCCCACAAGCCGCCCTGCATGATAAATGTCTCCGGATTTACGAATAACCGGTGCGTCTCGATTCCTGGTATAACTAAAAAATGAGGTATTTAGGTTATCACGAATTTCAAGATACTCAAACAACTCATTATCGGCATATGCCTGGGCAATTTTTTGTATATTTTCACCATCCATATTCCATAGAGGAATTTCAAGCACATCATCTATTGATGAAATAAAATCTTCTGCTTTCTCTTCCAATTGCCGGTATTCACTCTTTGAAACTGCGACATACAAAATGCCTGCAATGGTCAGTGCAACTACAGTCACCGTAAACGTTAAAAGCAGTGTCAGGGTACCGGCAAGGGACCGTTGCTTCAGCCTATCCTTTGAAACGGCGATCTTTTTGAATTGATCTGTCATACCTTCTTGCCCTTTATATATCTTCAATTGGCTGGGGTGTACTTACTCAAGAATCGTCTTCCACACTCCACTCCCGGACTTTGCCGATGTGCAAATCGGCGATGGAGGCAAGGTTCCCATCCCAGGTAAAATGATTGCCGGGTCTAACAAAAAAGAACGATTTATCCTCAAAAAAAGGGACCTGGGAAAAATCCATCCATTTTTCCCTCTCCGGGGTTTTATAAGGAACAAGGAGAACATCCGCCTGGCCGGCCTTGACCAATGCCTGGGCACGGACCCAGGGGCACAGTTCAAAGATTGGGGTATGACCAAGGCGCGTGCAGATAATGCGAACAATATCAATGCTGATGCCGCCAAGCGTTTTATCCGGCAGCCTTTCCGACAGAATCGGAAAATTACTGCGCACAAACAGATAACTTTCAGCATTCAAAGGAGACGCCGACACCACAAAGATCAATAAAAAGACCCAAAAGAGTCCCAATATCTTTATTTTGCACCGGACACCACCCCGAAAGCAAAAAGCCATTACGTTCTTTTGAAACACATTCATGATTCCACCTAATTTACAATGAGTATCGCGACATGAGGTCATTCAAGGTAACCAACGCCTCTGGAAAATCAAAATTCTCAATCTGATGCTTTAAGGACGCCACATCCTCGCGGTCGATAATAGTCACCAGGGCTGGATATACGTTCTCCCAGGTTTTATACGCCCTCATATCGTTTTGGTTTAAGAATTCAATAAATTGCCCCAGCATTGATTTAAGATTACTCGAATCAACGGTATCAGGCGCAATGGCAGGAGGCTTGTTCATATGTTCAATCTCCTCACAAACTGCGCTTAATTCCTTGTGTAACGCCTCCAGAGATGCATTAAGTTCCTGGTCTCCGGCACCATTGCGCACAAGGTTTTCATAGGATGCTGCAATCTCATACAATTCATGCATCCCAAGCATTCCTGCCGAGCCTTTAAGTGAATGAGCCAGACGCCGCACCGACGCCATATCCTTTTTTTGGAGTGAACTTTCAATATGAGTTGATACGTCTGCCTGTTGAGCTAAAAATCTATTCAACATTTTGTAATAAATTTCTATATTTTTAACATATTTTAGACCGATTTCTTGATCAATATGGCTGAAGGTGTCATCTTTATTAACCGCGCTTGATTTTTCAGGCACGGTCTCCCCATAAATATAATCCTCAATTCCATCACGGCCGGGTATCCATCTGGCCAGAACGGCATGCAATTGCTCCGGTTCAAAAGGTTTTGCAACAAAACCGTTCATTCCAGCCTCCATACAGCGTTTTCGGTCTTCTTCGAATGCATTGGCGGTGAGTGCCACAATGGGAACCCGGACCCCGTTCGGAATTTCTCGGATCTTCCGGGAAGCCTCCAGACCGTCCATGACCGGCATTTGCATGTCCATTAGAATCAAATCGTAGAGATTTGCTTCCACTTTTCTGCAGGCCACACGGCCGTTAAAGGCTGTATCCACAGACAGCCCGAACTGTTCAAGAATATTTTTGGCCACCTCCTGATTAATTTCATTGTCTTCCACCAGAAGCACACGGGCATTTTCCCGCAGTTTTGCCAGTGCTTCACCAACGTCTGTCTTGAGGTCTTCCGCATCGCCAAGTTTGAATACTGCGGTAAACCAGAAGGTGCTACCCTTTCCAAGTTCGCTGTCAACACCGGCATCTCCGCCCATCATACGCGCCAATTGCTTAGAGATGGCAAGCCCCAGGCCCGTACCGCCATGTTTACGGGTCGTTTGGGAATCGGCCTGTACAAATGAATCAAATACTGTATTTTTTTGTTCATCACTGATACCGATCCCGGTATCCTGAACCTCAAAGCGTAACTTAACGTTATGGGCACGCTTTTGGGAAACAACGGCATTTAGGGTAATCCTGCCCTTTTCAGTAAACTTCACGGCATTGCCAAGATAATTGACCAGTATCTGTCGAAGGCGCAGGGGGTCTCCGATTACAGGAAGCGTATCCAGTTCAGGGTCGTTGTTAACGGTTAACTGAAGCCCTTTTTGGAAAATCGGGTCCTGTATCATACTACAGACATTATCAATGATGGCGGACGTTAAAAAAGTGGTCTCTTCCAAAATTAAAGCCTCCTCTTCAATTTTTGACAAATCAAGTATGTCATTAATAATTCCCAGCAGATGTTTCCCGGAGCGGATGATCTTGGACACCATATCTTGTGGTTCCTCATCCTTGATATGCCCGCGGATCAAATGAGCAAACCCGATAATGGCATTCATCGGCGTCCTGATTTCATGACTCATGTTGGCCAGGAAGGTACTTTTGGCCTGATTGGCGGTTTCGGCCTGAAGTTTGGCAGCCTCAAGTTCTACGGTTCTCGATTTCACCAATTTTTCCAGATGCTGGCGGTGATCGCTGAGCTCCTGTTCGATCTGTTTTTTCTCTGTGATGTCCTCTTTAATCGCCACAAAATGGGTCACTATACCGTCTTTATCACGCAAGGGGGTGATGACCGCAGATTCAAAATACTGTTCACCGTTTTTACGTGTATTTATAAACTCGCCGCTCCAAGATTTTCCTTTCCCCAGGGCATCCCACAACTGTTTATAGGTTTCTTTCGGTGTGCGATCTGAGTTAATGATACGTGGTGTTTTTCCAATCACATCATCTCTGGAATACCCGGTCATATCTGTGAACCGCTGATTGACGTATTCTATATTGCTGTTCCGGTCAGTGATGACAACGGCATTGGCACTTTGCTCCACGGCAAGGGAAAATTTACGCAAGTGCTCTTCGTTACGGGTCCTTGCCGTGATGTCGTGGGCAATTCCCAAGACACCGATGATTTCATTCTTATCATTCATCAAGGGGGTTTTAATGGTTTCCAACAATTCCATATGGCCATCCGAGGGGAAGGTTACCCACTCTTCTTTCATGGTGGCCTTGCCGGCCTGCATGGCGGCCCTGTCCCCCTGCCTGAAAGCATCCGCCATCTCTTGATTAAAAAAATCATAGTCGGTTTTACCCACAATTTGTTCGGCTTTTGCCCCGGACATTGCTTCAAAGCGCTGATTGCAAAAAAGAAACACGCCATCATTGTCTTTGAGCCATACAAGATCCGGAATGGCTTCCAAAAGGGTTTTGAATTGCCGTCGCTGCTCTTCAAGTAAAAAGCCAATCTGCTTTTTCTCTGTGATATCCCTGGCAATTTTTGAAGCCGCCCACACCTCCCCATCTTTATCGTATATAGGAGAAATGGTTACGGATACATCAATAACGGCACCATCCTTGCGCAGCCGCCGGGTTTCAAAGTGCTCAATACTGCCGCCTTGTTTTATTTTTTCAAAAATTTTTTGTTCCTTGATCCATAGATCGGAGGCAAAAAGTCGTTTGATAGGCCGCCCAATGATTTCATCGGCCTTGTATCCAAAAATTTTTTCTGCGCCCGTATTCCAACTGAGGACCGTGCCGTATACGGTCATGGAAATGATTGCATCGTCCGACGAGTTGACGATGGCTTCAAACTCCTTTAACCGGCTTTCCATCTGTTTGCGTTCCGTGATATCCGTCCATGAAACATGAAAGAGTACCCTGTCTTCGAATCGTATGGGTGTTAACGTCACCTCCACAAAAAAATGGGTGCCGTCCTTTTTGACATGCTCCCATTCAAAACGATGGCTTCCCCGTTTGGCGGCGACTTCATGGACCTCCTTTGATTTTTCTTTGGTTAATTTACCATCTGGTTGATATTTGGGAGATATATCTTCGGGAGCAGTCCCGCGCAATTGCACCGACGAGTCATATCCTAAAAGCGCCAATGCCGCGTGGTTGGCATCAACAAATCGTAGATTCTCCATTAGAAACACTGGAGAGCTTGATTCGCTGAAAATCTTGCGAAACCGTGCTTCGCTTTGCCGCAAACTGAATTCCGCTTTTTTATGTCCGGTGATATCGATGCCCACACCATCCCAAACGATTCGCCCATCTGATTCTCTGACCGGATGGGCATTGAACTGCATCCACAAACACTGATCATTGTCCAGATCAAATTTAAATTCTTCGGTAATCGCGGACAATTTTTCGGCATCATGTGACATGACATGACGAAAACGGATTTTAGAATTTTTATCCATGCGTGACAATATAAGAGACGGCTCCCTGATGATTTGCTCAGGCGAACAATTAAACAGTTTTTGCACCCCCTGACTGATGTATGAAAATTCCCTTGTCCCATCAGTAAATATGGTAAACTGGAAAACAAATCCGCCGGGTATGTTATTGCTCAAGGATTCAAAACGCTGATCTGCAATTCTTTGTGCCTGATCAATCTCCATGACCTGGATATTTTTTTGCTTATACAAATTTTGCACCAAGGCAAAGCAGATAACGCCACCCCCGACAACACAGGCAACCCCTGCGTCAAATAACAGCAAAATCAGCAAACAGATCAATGATAAAATATATTTAAGCATATTAACGCGACCTTAAAAATATCCAAGTTTTCGTTCTGATATGCAATAGCGTCTGAACGAAAAAGCTATTTGCGGTCCTTAGGGACCTGCTGCTCCTTATAACGGGCAGCAATGTTCTCAAAATCGTCCACCCGCCGGTTAAAAGCATCGACGATATCCGGATCAAAGTGTGTTCCGCGTCCCTCATTAATTATTTTTATGGTGACATCCATGGGATACGCAGATTTATAAACCCGGTCGCTGATCAGTGCATCAAACACATCGGTCAATGCCATCAGTCTTGCCGCCAGTGGGATATGGTTTGAAGCCAGCCCTTTGGGGTAACCGCTTCCGTCCCATTTTTCATGGTGAAATCCTGCAATGTCCATGGCCACATATAGGAAATCTACCGCGTCTTTATCTTCTTCATTGCCGACGGCCCGCCGAATGGCGTCAGCACCAATCTGGGCATGGGTTTTCATAATTTCCCATTCTTCCGGAGTAAGCTTGCTCGGCTTATATAGAACATGGTCGGGAATACCCACTTTACCAATATCGTGAAGCGGGGCCGCCTTTGTATAAATCTCAATGGTCTGTTTTGTAAGAACGTCGGCATATTTGAAGTGTTTGGCCAGTTCTTCAGCTAAAACTTTTAAATAGTTTTGTGTACGCAGAATGTGATTGCCCGTTTCGTCATCTCTGGCTTCAGCCAGACTGGCCAAAGCACGCATACTGATGTCCTGGACTTTTTGATACTGGCGAATTCGTCGTTGAATTTCCAATTCAAGCCAGTTGTTCTGGTTACGCAGTATGTCCCGGGCTGCCTTGATCTCAAGTTGCCCCTTAACCCGGGCCAGCAAAATAGGCGCGCGAACCGGCTTGGATATATAGTCCCTGGCACCGAGATCAAATCCTTTAGCCTCGTCTTCGCATGTATCCAGCGCCGTTATAAAAATAACAGGAATGTCACTTGTTCTGGGATTGTCTTTCAGGTATTTTATGACCTCATATCCGTCCATTTCCGGCATCATGACATCAAGCAGGATAAGATCAGGCAGGGGCTCGGTGCCGGCTACGGTAAGGGCTTTAGGGCCCGAATTGGCAACACGGACTTGATAATGGGGCATCAGCATTTCGCCCAGGACAGCCAAATTATCAGGTGTGTCATCCACAATGAGTATTGTCTCTTTTTCCGTTTCGTTTTTTATCATCTAAATTTCCCTGTTTTCTTCCAAGTATCGATACTGAAGAATTTTTACCCGCAAAATTATTGTCGCAACCGTTGGATACGTCATCGACCAAAATTCATGACAAGAAAGGCAGATACAACCTGAATACAGTAATTAACAGCATACGCTATAGAACTTTTAAGATCAGCGGGCAATTAGAAATTGCATTTTACCTATTTCTTAATCTATTTGAAAATACCACTATTTTACTTTTGCTGGAATGTTATTTTTATAAAATACGCTAAAACATGCTATGCTGTGGTTTCTTAGGATACAATATCGAACGGCCCCGGATTTACGGGACGATAAAATTCACTACCAACAATTTAAAATCGGATAGCCATGATAAACCTTATTGCCGCGTGTACACATACCTTAGACGCTTTAAAGCGGTTTTGGCACCTGGAAACCACATATAAAACGGCGTCAAATATTTTAATTCTAATTTTTTTGACCAGTCTTATTTTAATTGAATTCAACCGACAAGGCATGCTGCCCAAAATGCTGGCCACGCATATATCCCACAGCCATTTTACGGCCATATATATTGCATTTCTTCTGGTTTTATACATGGAGATTATTTCCATGATATTCACTTTGCCGGAATCCATG
Above is a window of uncultured Desulfobacter sp. DNA encoding:
- a CDS encoding ATP-binding protein is translated as MTDQFKKIAVSKDRLKQRSLAGTLTLLLTFTVTVVALTIAGILYVAVSKSEYRQLEEKAEDFISSIDDVLEIPLWNMDGENIQKIAQAYADNELFEYLEIRDNLNTSFFSYTRNRDAPVIRKSGDIYHAGRLVGYIDMAFTTQGLVHRNHKILFSGLGILVIIIVSLTLVTGLFFKAVLENLFRRLNAISDAYALGKDIMPEYEIPYREFQFLLSILGDMRDTLNMQMMEIKNAEKKYRTIFENAVEGIFQSTPDGHFIDVNPAMAHMLGYKSPQDLTQSISNIGEQLYVTPERREEFIEQIRTQKEVINFHTEFRTADGRTVWLAFYSRPVRDDNGELEYIEGMALNISEQKKAEEERKKLEAQLIHSQKLESVGRLAGGVAHDFNNMLSIISGYSDMMLQTVTPKDPNYERLIAISSAANRSAGLTGQLLAFASKQTVSPKTLDLNKKVHDLMNMLKRLLREDIDLKFLPGEDIGKVNIDPTQLDQILVDLCINSRDAIDGIGQIIIKTGRIVMDETYCRQHSDAVVGDYVTLSVSDTGCGMEPAVLDNIFEPFFSTKEDSEGTGLGLSTVYGIVKQNKGSIRVDSEPGKGTVFTVYLPEWRDEVPSTVNDTDTDVSFKGNETILLVEDEKALLKLSRATLEQMGYTVLAADSPNKAIRIAAEYPGEIQLLMTDVIMPEMNGLELANKLIRDHPGIRCLYVSGYTTDVFSSHGILHEGVHFLQKPFKKKDLEQMLRKILS
- a CDS encoding transporter substrate-binding domain-containing protein — protein: MNVFQKNVMAFCFRGGVRCKIKILGLFWVFLLIFVVSASPLNAESYLFVRSNFPILSERLPDKTLGGISIDIVRIICTRLGHTPIFELCPWVRAQALVKAGQADVLLVPYKTPEREKWMDFSQVPFFEDKSFFFVRPGNHFTWDGNLASIADLHIGKVREWSVEDDS
- a CDS encoding PAS domain S-box protein, with product MLKYILSLICLLILLLFDAGVACVVGGGVICFALVQNLYKQKNIQVMEIDQAQRIADQRFESLSNNIPGGFVFQFTIFTDGTREFSYISQGVQKLFNCSPEQIIREPSLILSRMDKNSKIRFRHVMSHDAEKLSAITEEFKFDLDNDQCLWMQFNAHPVRESDGRIVWDGVGIDITGHKKAEFSLRQSEARFRKIFSESSSPVFLMENLRFVDANHAALALLGYDSSVQLRGTAPEDISPKYQPDGKLTKEKSKEVHEVAAKRGSHRFEWEHVKKDGTHFFVEVTLTPIRFEDRVLFHVSWTDITERKQMESRLKEFEAIVNSSDDAIISMTVYGTVLSWNTGAEKIFGYKADEIIGRPIKRLFASDLWIKEQKIFEKIKQGGSIEHFETRRLRKDGAVIDVSVTISPIYDKDGEVWAASKIARDITEKKQIGFLLEEQRRQFKTLLEAIPDLVWLKDNDGVFLFCNQRFEAMSGAKAEQIVGKTDYDFFNQEMADAFRQGDRAAMQAGKATMKEEWVTFPSDGHMELLETIKTPLMNDKNEIIGVLGIAHDITARTRNEEHLRKFSLAVEQSANAVVITDRNSNIEYVNQRFTDMTGYSRDDVIGKTPRIINSDRTPKETYKQLWDALGKGKSWSGEFINTRKNGEQYFESAVITPLRDKDGIVTHFVAIKEDITEKKQIEQELSDHRQHLEKLVKSRTVELEAAKLQAETANQAKSTFLANMSHEIRTPMNAIIGFAHLIRGHIKDEEPQDMVSKIIRSGKHLLGIINDILDLSKIEEEALILEETTFLTSAIIDNVCSMIQDPIFQKGLQLTVNNDPELDTLPVIGDPLRLRQILVNYLGNAVKFTEKGRITLNAVVSQKRAHNVKLRFEVQDTGIGISDEQKNTVFDSFVQADSQTTRKHGGTGLGLAISKQLARMMGGDAGVDSELGKGSTFWFTAVFKLGDAEDLKTDVGEALAKLRENARVLLVEDNEINQEVAKNILEQFGLSVDTAFNGRVACRKVEANLYDLILMDMQMPVMDGLEASRKIREIPNGVRVPIVALTANAFEEDRKRCMEAGMNGFVAKPFEPEQLHAVLARWIPGRDGIEDYIYGETVPEKSSAVNKDDTFSHIDQEIGLKYVKNIEIYYKMLNRFLAQQADVSTHIESSLQKKDMASVRRLAHSLKGSAGMLGMHELYEIAASYENLVRNGAGDQELNASLEALHKELSAVCEEIEHMNKPPAIAPDTVDSSNLKSMLGQFIEFLNQNDMRAYKTWENVYPALVTIIDREDVASLKHQIENFDFPEALVTLNDLMSRYSL
- a CDS encoding two-component system response regulator, with amino-acid sequence MIKNETEKETILIVDDTPDNLAVLGEMLMPHYQVRVANSGPKALTVAGTEPLPDLILLDVMMPEMDGYEVIKYLKDNPRTSDIPVIFITALDTCEDEAKGFDLGARDYISKPVRAPILLARVKGQLEIKAARDILRNQNNWLELEIQRRIRQYQKVQDISMRALASLAEARDDETGNHILRTQNYLKVLAEELAKHFKYADVLTKQTIEIYTKAAPLHDIGKVGIPDHVLYKPSKLTPEEWEIMKTHAQIGADAIRRAVGNEEDKDAVDFLYVAMDIAGFHHEKWDGSGYPKGLASNHIPLAARLMALTDVFDALISDRVYKSAYPMDVTIKIINEGRGTHFDPDIVDAFNRRVDDFENIAARYKEQQVPKDRK